One part of the Parabacteroides distasonis ATCC 8503 genome encodes these proteins:
- the aroB gene encoding 3-dehydroquinate synthase, which produces MSEQKVVICKDLKSELQDFLSSLKYDKLFILMDTNTKEKCFPLVEDIPAFQKAPILVMEAGDMNKGFVSLAQIWTALSNEGASRNSLLVNLGGGMITDMGGFAGATFKRGIRTINIPTTLMASVDAAVGGKTGINFNGLKNEVGSFYPPLCVFIDCDFLRTLDRDNILSGYAEMIKHGLISSMENYASVMLFDIDTMNYSYLNSLVGQSVAVKERIVEEDPKEQGIRKALNFGHTIGHAFESLSFLKMRPILHGHAVAAGIVSELYLSHKLCGFPMEKLSQVVYYIKEYYPALFFDCTDYDTLYELMTHDKKNEGGIINFTLLKNVGDVRINQSVTKEKILESLDFYRESFGI; this is translated from the coding sequence ATGTCAGAGCAAAAAGTGGTTATTTGCAAGGACCTGAAATCGGAACTGCAAGATTTTCTCTCCTCTCTAAAATACGATAAGTTGTTCATCCTTATGGATACGAATACCAAAGAGAAATGTTTTCCCTTGGTAGAGGATATACCGGCCTTTCAAAAGGCGCCGATTCTCGTGATGGAAGCGGGTGATATGAATAAGGGTTTTGTCTCATTAGCCCAGATATGGACAGCTTTGTCGAATGAGGGGGCTTCCCGTAACTCCTTGCTGGTGAATTTGGGCGGCGGTATGATTACGGATATGGGTGGTTTTGCCGGCGCTACTTTCAAGCGGGGCATCCGTACGATCAATATCCCTACGACCTTGATGGCGTCCGTCGATGCTGCGGTTGGCGGTAAGACGGGTATAAACTTCAATGGGTTGAAGAACGAGGTCGGTTCTTTTTATCCCCCCTTGTGTGTATTCATCGATTGCGATTTTTTGCGCACGTTGGATCGCGATAATATCCTTTCCGGTTATGCGGAGATGATCAAGCACGGGTTGATTAGTTCGATGGAGAATTATGCGTCTGTCATGCTTTTTGATATCGACACCATGAATTATTCGTATTTGAATAGTTTGGTAGGCCAGTCGGTCGCCGTGAAAGAGCGGATCGTAGAGGAAGATCCCAAGGAACAAGGTATTCGTAAGGCATTGAATTTCGGTCATACGATCGGCCACGCTTTCGAGAGCTTGTCTTTCCTGAAAATGCGTCCGATCTTGCATGGTCATGCGGTAGCGGCGGGTATCGTGAGCGAGCTTTACCTCTCGCATAAGCTGTGTGGCTTCCCGATGGAGAAATTGAGTCAAGTCGTTTATTATATAAAAGAGTATTATCCGGCGCTCTTCTTTGACTGCACGGACTACGATACCTTATATGAGTTAATGACACATGATAAAAAGAATGAGGGCGGTATCATCAACTTCACTTTACTGAAAAATGTAGGGGATGTCCGTATCAACCAATCGGTCACCAAGGAAAAAATCTTGGAGTCTCTTGATTTTTATCGTGAAAGTTTTGGCATTTAA
- the alaS gene encoding alanine--tRNA ligase, which translates to MLTAKEIRESFKQFFASKEHQIVPSAPMVVKGDPTLMFTNAGMNQFKDIILGNVPRKYPRVADSQKCLRVSGKHNDLEEVGHDTYHHTMFEMLGNWSFGDYFKKEAINWAWEYLVEVLKLNPERLYATVFEGSPAEGLDRDNEAAGYWEQYLPKDHILNGNKHDNFWEMGDTGPCGPCSEIHIDLRSDEERAAVSGADMVNKDHPQVIEIWNLVFMQFNRKADGSLEPLPAKVIDTGMGFERLCMALQGKTSNYDTDVFQPIIKVIAGMAGTTYGTDKQQDIAMRVIADHIRTIAFAITDGQLPSNAKAGYVIRRILRRAVRYGYTFLDRKEAFMYKLLPVLIETMGDAYPELIAQKTLIEKVIKEEEESFLRTLETGIRLLDKKMEETKAAGKTVLNGVDAFTLYDTYGFPLDLTELILRENGMEADIEEFNKAMQKQKERARNAAAIETGDWITLKDGECKFVGYDLFECEAEILRYRQIKQKNKVLYQIVLDQTPFYAEMGGQVGDTGWLIADDEKIDVIDTKRENNLPVHLVTKLPKDVTATFTAKINVKKRIQCECNHSATHLLHEALREVLGTHVEQKGSYVSPDSLRFDFSHFQKVTDEEIRKVEILVGEKIRANFPLEEHRNMPIAEAKALGAMALFGEKYGDEVRVVKYGSSVELCGGTHIPATGMIGSLRVIGESSIAAGVRRIEAVTAEGAEQFVYAQQDLIRELRALMNHMPNLAQAMKKSIEENAEMKKQIEDYIREKSMRLKEEIVAKASESNGIKVMQFVGKANADAMKNVAFQIKAETTDSFVFVAGIIDDNKCTLMLMLSDDLVKEGLHAGKIVKEAAKHIQGGGGGQPHFATAGGKNMEGLSIAVGAVKEAVGVQ; encoded by the coding sequence ATGTTGACAGCAAAAGAAATCCGTGAATCCTTCAAGCAATTCTTCGCTTCTAAGGAACACCAGATCGTGCCTTCCGCTCCAATGGTGGTGAAGGGTGACCCCACGTTGATGTTTACGAACGCGGGAATGAATCAGTTTAAAGATATTATCTTGGGCAACGTGCCCCGTAAGTATCCTCGTGTCGCGGACTCTCAGAAATGTCTTCGTGTTAGCGGTAAGCATAACGATTTAGAGGAGGTAGGACATGATACCTATCATCATACGATGTTTGAGATGCTCGGAAACTGGTCGTTCGGAGATTATTTTAAGAAAGAGGCGATCAACTGGGCTTGGGAATACTTGGTAGAGGTATTGAAGCTGAATCCGGAGCGTTTATATGCCACCGTATTCGAGGGAAGCCCCGCTGAAGGCTTAGATCGTGATAACGAAGCTGCTGGTTATTGGGAGCAATATTTACCGAAAGATCATATTCTGAACGGTAACAAACATGATAACTTCTGGGAAATGGGGGATACGGGTCCTTGCGGTCCCTGTTCCGAGATCCATATCGACCTTCGTTCGGACGAGGAGCGTGCGGCGGTTAGCGGCGCCGATATGGTAAATAAGGATCATCCGCAGGTAATCGAGATCTGGAACCTTGTGTTCATGCAATTCAACCGCAAGGCCGATGGTTCTTTGGAACCGCTGCCGGCTAAGGTGATCGATACCGGTATGGGATTCGAGCGTCTGTGTATGGCATTGCAGGGTAAGACCTCAAATTATGATACGGACGTATTCCAACCGATTATCAAGGTAATTGCGGGAATGGCGGGTACGACTTACGGTACGGATAAACAGCAAGACATCGCCATGCGTGTGATCGCCGACCACATCCGTACGATCGCTTTCGCTATCACGGACGGACAGTTGCCTTCCAACGCTAAGGCCGGTTATGTAATCCGTCGTATCTTGCGGCGTGCTGTTCGTTACGGTTATACGTTCTTGGATCGCAAGGAAGCGTTTATGTATAAGCTTTTGCCCGTATTGATCGAGACGATGGGCGACGCTTATCCGGAATTGATCGCTCAGAAAACCTTGATTGAGAAGGTTATCAAGGAGGAGGAAGAATCTTTCCTTCGTACCTTGGAAACCGGTATCCGTTTGCTGGATAAGAAAATGGAGGAGACGAAGGCTGCGGGCAAGACGGTCTTGAATGGCGTAGATGCCTTTACATTATATGATACCTACGGATTCCCGTTGGACTTGACGGAATTGATTCTTCGTGAGAACGGCATGGAAGCCGATATCGAGGAGTTCAATAAGGCTATGCAGAAGCAGAAAGAGCGTGCCCGTAACGCCGCCGCTATCGAGACAGGCGACTGGATCACGCTGAAAGACGGTGAATGTAAGTTCGTGGGTTATGATTTGTTCGAATGCGAGGCAGAGATCTTGCGTTATCGCCAGATCAAACAAAAGAATAAAGTATTATACCAGATCGTTCTGGATCAAACCCCGTTCTATGCGGAAATGGGTGGACAGGTCGGTGATACGGGTTGGTTGATCGCCGACGACGAGAAGATCGACGTGATCGATACGAAACGAGAGAATAATTTGCCGGTTCATTTGGTTACTAAACTACCGAAGGACGTAACGGCTACATTTACCGCGAAGATCAATGTGAAAAAGCGTATCCAGTGTGAGTGTAACCACTCTGCCACGCACCTTTTGCATGAGGCGTTGCGTGAGGTATTAGGTACGCACGTAGAGCAGAAAGGTTCGTATGTTTCGCCTGATTCTTTACGTTTCGACTTCTCTCATTTCCAGAAAGTGACGGACGAGGAAATCCGTAAGGTGGAAATATTGGTTGGAGAGAAGATCCGTGCGAACTTCCCGTTGGAAGAGCATCGCAATATGCCGATCGCCGAAGCAAAGGCGCTAGGGGCTATGGCTTTGTTCGGTGAGAAATATGGCGATGAGGTACGTGTCGTGAAATACGGAAGCTCCGTGGAGCTATGTGGTGGTACGCATATCCCGGCAACCGGTATGATCGGTTCTTTGCGCGTGATAGGAGAGAGCTCTATCGCCGCAGGAGTCCGTCGTATAGAGGCGGTTACGGCCGAGGGCGCCGAGCAATTCGTATATGCCCAGCAAGATCTGATCCGTGAGTTGCGTGCGTTGATGAACCATATGCCGAATTTGGCGCAAGCGATGAAAAAGTCTATCGAGGAGAACGCCGAGATGAAGAAACAGATCGAGGATTATATCCGTGAGAAGTCTATGCGTTTGAAAGAGGAGATCGTGGCGAAAGCTTCGGAGAGCAATGGTATCAAGGTTATGCAGTTCGTTGGTAAGGCAAATGCGGACGCTATGAAGAACGTGGCTTTCCAGATCAAGGCGGAGACAACCGATAGCTTTGTCTTTGTTGCCGGTATCATAGACGATAACAAATGCACGCTCATGCTTATGTTAAGCGATGATTTGGTGAAAGAGGGCTTGCATGCCGGTAAGATCGTAAAAGAGGCCGCTAAGCATATCCAAGGCGGTGGTGGTGGACAACCCCATTTCGCTACGGCCGGCGGTAAGAACATGGAGGGCCTTTCCATTGCGGTTGGCGCTGTGAAAGAGGCTGTTGGAGTACAGTAA
- a CDS encoding DUF3127 domain-containing protein — protein sequence MEITGKIIQVLPEVGGVSKAGNEWKKQEYVLETHDQYPKKVCFQIFGADKIAQAAIQPGEELTVSFDIDSREYQGRWFTSINAWKVDRPMAAAPQAAPIGVTPDNFAPASAPTAPASSAPDFGPANPIDDLPF from the coding sequence ATGGAAATTACAGGAAAAATTATTCAAGTCCTACCGGAAGTAGGCGGTGTCAGCAAAGCCGGAAACGAATGGAAAAAACAAGAGTACGTATTAGAGACACACGATCAATATCCCAAGAAAGTATGCTTCCAGATATTCGGAGCGGATAAGATCGCTCAAGCGGCCATTCAGCCGGGCGAGGAATTGACAGTCTCTTTCGACATTGACAGCCGTGAGTACCAAGGCCGCTGGTTCACCAGTATCAACGCATGGAAAGTAGACCGTCCGATGGCGGCAGCTCCTCAAGCCGCTCCGATAGGAGTAACTCCGGATAATTTCGCTCCGGCTTCCGCTCCTACGGCTCCAGCCTCATCCGCTCCTGATTTCGGACCGGCCAATCCAATCGATGATTTGCCATTCTAA
- a CDS encoding M23 family metallopeptidase: protein MKLFKSRKTYYLYNPNTLNYERVYPSSKDRLFTVLRHLSTGIAFGVATFFVMMHLVDSPMESQLRKENRLLQTQYEVLSLRLNNALDVLDDIQQRDENLYRAIFQAESIPESVRKAGFGGTNRYEHLMSLSNPELVVSTTQKMDMLRKQLYIQSNSLEELISLGKNQEERSKCIPAIQPISNKDLRRTASGYGVRIDPIYRTPRFHSGMDFSAKVGTEIYATGNGVVTFAAWKQGYGNCLIIDHGYGYQTLYGHMSKFKKRVGQKVTRGEVIGEVGNTGKSTGPHLHYEVIVRGKYDNPSKYYYMDLSPEEYDRMIQIAENHGQVMD, encoded by the coding sequence ATGAAACTCTTTAAAAGTCGCAAAACATACTATTTATACAATCCGAACACTCTCAATTATGAGCGTGTATACCCATCTAGCAAAGACCGGCTGTTCACCGTTCTCCGCCATTTAAGCACCGGAATAGCGTTCGGCGTAGCCACTTTTTTCGTCATGATGCATTTGGTGGACTCTCCGATGGAATCTCAGTTACGTAAGGAGAACCGCCTATTGCAAACTCAATACGAGGTGCTTTCCCTTCGCTTAAATAACGCGTTAGACGTATTGGATGATATCCAACAGCGTGACGAGAATCTGTACCGGGCGATCTTCCAAGCCGAGTCCATCCCCGAGTCCGTTCGGAAAGCCGGGTTTGGAGGGACAAACCGTTACGAGCATTTGATGAGCCTGTCCAATCCGGAGCTTGTTGTCTCCACGACCCAAAAGATGGATATGCTACGTAAGCAATTATATATCCAATCCAATTCCTTGGAAGAACTGATCTCTCTAGGAAAGAACCAAGAAGAGAGAAGTAAATGTATCCCGGCGATCCAGCCGATTTCCAATAAGGATCTGCGTCGTACCGCTTCCGGCTATGGCGTACGTATCGACCCGATTTACCGTACACCTCGTTTCCATTCCGGAATGGATTTCTCGGCTAAAGTGGGAACGGAGATCTATGCGACAGGTAATGGCGTTGTCACTTTCGCCGCTTGGAAACAGGGATACGGAAATTGTTTGATTATCGATCATGGCTACGGCTATCAGACTTTATACGGTCATATGAGTAAGTTCAAGAAACGTGTCGGACAAAAGGTTACTCGTGGAGAGGTGATTGGCGAGGTTGGAAATACCGGGAAATCTACCGGCCCTCACTTGCATTATGAGGTAATCGTACGAGGGAAGTATGATAACCCATCTAAATACTATTACATGGATCTCTCACCTGAGGAATACGACCGTATGATCCAGATTGCCGAGAATCATGGTCAGGTTATGGATTAA
- a CDS encoding MerR family transcriptional regulator, which translates to MSLKKNKDLKLYFSISEVAQMFDVNESTLRFWEKEFDIINPRKTSKGTRFYKQEDIDAVRLIYHLVKERGMTLAGARQKLKDNKETTIRQEEIVNRLKQIKEELLAMKDAFDAFAPKV; encoded by the coding sequence ATGAGTCTAAAAAAGAATAAAGATCTCAAACTCTATTTTTCCATCAGCGAGGTGGCGCAGATGTTCGACGTGAACGAGTCCACCCTTCGCTTTTGGGAGAAGGAGTTCGATATCATCAATCCAAGGAAGACGAGCAAAGGTACCCGTTTTTACAAGCAGGAGGATATCGACGCGGTACGCCTCATCTACCATCTGGTTAAAGAGAGAGGGATGACCTTGGCCGGCGCACGGCAAAAACTGAAGGACAATAAAGAGACGACGATCCGGCAAGAAGAGATCGTAAACCGCCTGAAACAGATCAAAGAAGAGCTGTTAGCTATGAAAGACGCATTCGATGCTTTTGCCCCGAAAGTGTGA
- a CDS encoding calcium/sodium antiporter has translation MDIVLLIGGLLLILVGANALTDGAASVAKRFNISSLVIGLTIVAFGTSAPELTVSVVSALKGSSDIAIGNVVGSNIFNALMIVGCTAAIVPISVTKGTLSKEIPLCVLASIVLFICANDVLINGASHNSISSSDGMLLLCFFAIFLGYTFAIAHNREENGESTIKIMPIWKASLFIIGGLAGLIYGGQFFVDGASGIARGLGVSESIIGLTLVAGGTSLPELATSVVAALKKNPEMAIGNVIGSNLFNIFFVLGCSATITPMNIQGITNLDLGVMIGSCVLLYIFGLFFKKRTITRPEGILLIACYIAYITYLIVG, from the coding sequence ATGGATATCGTATTACTAATTGGCGGTTTACTACTAATTTTAGTCGGGGCTAACGCCTTGACAGATGGTGCCGCCTCGGTAGCCAAACGCTTCAATATTTCCAGCTTAGTAATCGGGCTAACTATTGTGGCGTTTGGGACTTCCGCACCGGAATTAACGGTCAGTGTCGTATCCGCCTTGAAAGGAAGCTCGGATATCGCTATTGGTAATGTAGTAGGAAGCAATATATTTAACGCCTTGATGATTGTCGGCTGTACGGCCGCTATCGTACCGATCAGCGTCACGAAAGGTACGTTGAGCAAAGAGATCCCTCTTTGCGTGCTTGCCTCAATCGTATTATTTATTTGTGCGAATGACGTTTTGATCAACGGCGCATCGCACAATAGTATCAGTAGTAGCGATGGAATGTTACTATTATGCTTCTTCGCCATTTTCCTTGGCTATACATTCGCGATCGCACATAATAGAGAGGAAAATGGAGAGAGCACGATTAAAATAATGCCCATTTGGAAAGCGAGTTTATTCATCATTGGTGGATTGGCTGGTTTGATTTACGGAGGACAATTTTTCGTGGATGGAGCTTCTGGTATCGCCCGTGGACTGGGTGTCAGCGAATCTATTATCGGTTTGACTTTAGTGGCCGGAGGAACCTCTCTTCCTGAGTTAGCGACTTCCGTCGTGGCCGCATTAAAGAAGAACCCGGAGATGGCGATCGGAAATGTTATCGGTTCCAACCTCTTCAATATATTCTTCGTATTAGGTTGTAGCGCGACAATCACGCCGATGAACATACAAGGCATTACCAATCTGGATTTGGGCGTCATGATCGGTTCATGCGTATTGCTTTATATTTTTGGCCTTTTCTTCAAGAAACGGACCATCACTAGGCCGGAGGGAATCCTATTGATCGCTTGTTATATAGCTTATATAACTTATTTGATTGTCGGCTGA
- a CDS encoding RagB/SusD family nutrient uptake outer membrane protein encodes MKRIKSIVCGTVGALGLLAMTSCTDLTETIYSDLTKDNYYTDKASVEAAVVRCFEHSDNVTWRGDIWKLQELTADHFVWTQKGRHGYDDGMWIRLHEHKWNYIQAQINGGWVQSYQCISQVNTVLRDFNTLDFSSIGVTDEEKAAYFSDLRVLRAWYYMFLLDFFREVPIATEQQGAEEIVAQSPAKDVFNFIESELKDALPSLPKEKRIGRWTQGPAAGLLVRLYLNAKVWVGEDRMADCKKYAQDIINGVYGSYSINQSDYRDPFRSGINGYQSPENLFEFWHERGRLEQQTMWADGMHYSAAQTIGSDGGGNNGIHLQPSRDFQGNVYQFASGLGNPFEKYAKCDYRVIPFHTTDANGGYEGFFLQGMQMQYDKSKQYGFTDQYVNGSEEYAGVPLVFVDQVGRFSEQAELKKKDGESDEAYKARFITYMKEVAERGYFICNDADVIAKKSQVTTGEENSGIRFNKFPYLPDHDGLFRSQSTPEMRLAEIYYSLAECYYREGNKAKAAELLDYVRIRNYPTEEWSKYSYVANPAKLTDAEFLDEWGREFLGERRRRVDLIRWGKFGEAWWNKEKDPSDKEYTYFPIPQNQLNASPVLKQTTPGWE; translated from the coding sequence ATGAAAAGAATCAAATCTATAGTATGCGGTACGGTAGGTGCATTGGGGCTGTTGGCGATGACATCTTGCACGGACTTGACCGAGACGATATATTCGGACTTGACGAAAGACAACTATTATACGGATAAGGCTTCGGTAGAGGCGGCCGTGGTGCGATGCTTTGAACATAGTGATAACGTGACATGGCGTGGTGACATCTGGAAATTACAGGAGCTTACCGCTGATCATTTCGTATGGACGCAAAAGGGTCGCCATGGGTATGACGATGGTATGTGGATTCGTTTGCATGAGCACAAATGGAATTATATCCAGGCGCAGATCAATGGAGGGTGGGTACAGTCGTACCAGTGTATCAGCCAGGTGAATACCGTATTGCGCGACTTCAATACGTTAGATTTCAGTTCGATCGGTGTGACCGATGAGGAGAAAGCCGCTTATTTCAGTGATTTACGTGTGTTGCGGGCTTGGTACTACATGTTCTTGCTGGATTTCTTCCGCGAGGTGCCTATCGCTACTGAGCAGCAGGGTGCGGAGGAGATCGTTGCGCAAAGCCCGGCTAAGGATGTGTTCAATTTTATCGAGTCTGAATTGAAGGATGCGCTTCCTTCCTTACCTAAGGAGAAACGTATCGGTCGTTGGACGCAAGGCCCTGCGGCAGGTTTGCTAGTTCGCTTGTACTTGAACGCGAAGGTTTGGGTTGGAGAGGATCGTATGGCCGACTGTAAGAAGTATGCGCAGGATATCATCAATGGCGTGTATGGATCCTATAGCATCAATCAGTCTGATTACCGTGATCCGTTCCGTTCGGGTATCAATGGCTACCAGTCTCCTGAGAACTTGTTTGAGTTCTGGCACGAGCGCGGTCGTTTGGAGCAACAGACGATGTGGGCAGACGGAATGCACTATTCCGCAGCTCAGACGATAGGTAGCGATGGAGGAGGTAACAACGGTATTCACTTGCAACCTTCCCGCGATTTCCAAGGAAACGTGTACCAATTCGCCAGCGGGTTGGGTAATCCGTTCGAAAAATACGCTAAGTGTGATTACCGCGTGATTCCGTTCCATACCACCGATGCAAATGGCGGTTATGAGGGCTTCTTCTTGCAAGGCATGCAAATGCAGTACGACAAGTCCAAACAATATGGTTTCACGGATCAGTACGTGAACGGCTCTGAGGAATATGCCGGTGTTCCTTTGGTATTCGTAGACCAAGTCGGTCGTTTCTCCGAGCAAGCAGAGTTGAAGAAGAAAGACGGTGAGAGCGATGAGGCTTATAAGGCTCGTTTTATCACTTACATGAAGGAGGTGGCCGAGCGTGGTTATTTCATTTGCAATGACGCGGATGTGATCGCTAAGAAGTCGCAGGTTACGACCGGTGAGGAGAATTCCGGTATCCGTTTCAACAAATTCCCTTATTTGCCAGATCACGACGGGTTATTCCGTTCTCAATCCACGCCGGAGATGCGTTTGGCCGAGATCTACTACTCCTTGGCTGAATGTTATTACAGAGAAGGAAATAAGGCGAAAGCCGCTGAATTACTGGATTATGTGCGCATTAGAAACTATCCCACCGAGGAATGGAGCAAGTACAGTTATGTAGCTAATCCTGCCAAACTGACCGATGCGGAATTCTTGGATGAGTGGGGACGCGAGTTCTTGGGCGAGCGTCGCCGTCGCGTGGACTTGATCCGTTGGGGTAAGTTCGGTGAGGCTTGGTGGAATAAGGAGAAAGATCCTTCCGATAAGGAATATACTTATTTCCCGATCCCGCAGAACCAGTTGAATGCAAGTCCTGTCTTGAAACAGACTACCCCAGGCTGGGAGTAA